CTTCGGCCGGCATCGGTGCCGGTGGGCAAGGCGAGGGCGCGATGCCCGGACAGGCGTTGCCGCCGCCGCAGCGTGTGCCGCGCCAGACCGACTGCGTCGGCAACCCGCCGCGCCAAACCGAAGACCCGCTTTCCCCGCCGTGCGTGCCGTTCTGGGACGGAGACAACGGCGGTAAGACCTTCCCCGGCGTAACCAAAGACGAGATCAAGGTCGTGTTCTACAACGACCTTGACGTCAGCGGGGACATGAACACGCCGTGGCAGCCTTCGGACGAACACACATGCGGAACCGGGCCGTACGAGTGCCAGTATCTGGTCCGAACCATCAAGGCGCAGCTCCGTTACTTCCAGAGCCGCTACCAGACCTACGGTCGCCGGGTTCGTTTGGTTGCGCAGAAGTCCGGAGGGATAACGACGCCCTGCGGAGGTCGCCAGGGAGACGCGGCCGTATCCAAGATGGACCATGAGCCGTTCGCGTCGGTGCACTTGGGGGATGGGGCCTCATGCTATTTCGAGGCCATGGCTCGCGACTACAAGATCCCGGTGTTCGGATTGAACTCCGACGTCCCGCGGTCGATCTACGAGAACAACCGCCCGTACGTTTGGGGCTTCTTCCCCGACCAGGAGGCCGAATCCGCCTGGAGCGGTTCCTTCATCTGCAGGGTTCTCCGCGGACACAAGGCACAGTTTGCCGGCGACGCGAATCTCAAGACTTCCAAGCGTAAGTTCGGGTTGATCTATCCGGTGAACGCTGAGCGGGGGCCGGAAATGACGCGTCTCGCGCACTTGTTGCAGGACGACGTCAAGAAGGAATGCGGGATGACGTTTGATGACACCCGCCCCTTCGAGGCCGGCGGGACGGCGGGTGCCGGCGGCAAGGAGGCTCCCACGTTCATGGCGGCCTTCAAGCAAGAGGGAATCACCACCGTCGTGTGCTACTGCGTTCCGGTTCAGACGGAGCTGACGGTATCGACCATGCAGAACGCCGCGAACTCGGTCGACTATCACCCCGAGTGGTATTGGGACCACGCTAGTCGCATGTACCGGGCGATCTGGAACCAGACGTATGGGGATCCGAAGCAGCCGAGTTTCGGAGTGAACCACCACTGGCGGAATCCAGGGTTCCACTCCCAGTTCTGGTATCAGTCCTACCGGTCGCAGGAACCGCAAACCGAACCGAACGTCCGGTTCAACTTCGATATCTACCACCTGTTCCTGAACCTATTCCAGGCGATCCAAGCGGCGGGTCCGCGCTTGACGCCGGAAACCGTCGAACAGGGGATGTTCACCTTCCAGTATCAAGATCGGGACAACCCTTACGAGCCGATGGGCGGATACGGTCCGTACGGACCCAAGGCGGTTTCGTCCTACAACTTCGTCGACTCCGCGATGGGTTGGTGGTGGGACCCGACGGGGACACCTCCGGAGGGCAGGGCGGGAGAGGGATGCGTCCGGGTCATGAATCAAGGGCGGCGCTATTACGCCGGTGAGTGGCCGATCGGGGACAAGGACTTGTTCACCGCAGACGCTCCCTGCTCGCAGGACGACACGAAGCTGGCCGACACCGCCGGGTTCTAAGCGCGAAGGGACCGGTTCGCCCTCGGAATACGACGGCGTTAGCATGAATTGAGACTCGGAAACCCGGGTCGTCCCGCGGCACATCAGAGGATTCCATGAGCGAAGCAGCACGACGTCCGCCCCCCTTGGTCGAGCCGGCGCCGGATCTTTCCAACCAGGAGATCCGGCGGTACTCGCGCCACCTCATCATTCCCGACATCACCATCGTCGGGCAGCGTCGATTGAAGAACGCCAAGGTGCTTTGCATCGGCGCGGGAGGACTCGGTTCGCCGGTGGCGATGTACCTCGCCGCCGCGGGTGTCGGGACCCTCGGCTTGGTCGACTTCGACGTGGTGGACGAGACCAACCTTCAGCGTCAGATCATTCACGGTCAGACCGACATCGGGCGCAAGAAGCTTGACAGCGCGGCCGACTCGATCCGCGAGATAAATCCGGGCGTGAAGGTGATCAAGCACGATACGTTCGTGAGTTCGGACAACGCGCTGGACCTGTTTCGGGACTACGACTTGATCGTGGATGGGTCGGACAACTTCCCGACTCGGTATCTGGTCAACGATGCCTGCGTGTTGCTCGGAAAGCCCTACGTGTGGGGGTCGATCTTCCGCTTCGATGGGCAGCTTTCGGTCTTCTGGGCCGAGTACGGCCCCTGCTACCGTTGCCTTTTCCCTGAGCCGCCTCCGCCGGGCATGGTTCCGTCCTGCGCCGAAGGTGGGGTCCTGGGCATGCTGTGCGGGACGGTTGGTTCGCTGCAGACGACCGAGGCCGTAAAGCTAATCACCGGTGTCGGCGACTCGATGATCGGGCGGATGTTGGTCTACGACGCCCTCGAGATGAAGTTCCGCGAACTGAAGGTTCGCAAGGATCCTGAGTGCCCGGTCTGCGGGAAGAACCCCACCGTCACCGAACTGATCGACTACGAAGCGTTCTGCGGCGTGACCGAGGACGTTGCCCAGTTCGCGTCGCAACTCTCTCTGACTCCGCAGGAGTTGAAGAACCTCATCGACTCGGGCGAGGAAGTCGCGATCATCGACGTGCGAGATCATCACGAGTGGGAGATCGTGCATTTCGAGGGCGCGAAACTGATCCCGATGAACGAGATCGTGGCGCGCGCGAGCGAGATCCCTCAGTCGGGCAACGTCGTGGTGCACTGCAAGGTCGGCGCGCGCTCGGCGGAGGTCCTGCGGTGGCTGCATGACATTGGGTTGACGCACACCAAGCATCTTGCGGGCGGCATCGATGCATGGGCGCGCCAAGTCGACTCAACTATGCCCAGGTACTGAGCGGTCGCAGTTCTGCCTATTGGATCGCGCCGGTCTCGATTAGCCATGCGACGGTTTCGGCCAGCCCGTCCCTGAAATCGGGGTAGTCGAACTCGAATCCCAAGTCGCGGAGTTTGCGATTCGAGACCCAGATTCCGATGGTCAGATACGTGAGTTGACCGAGGTCGAGCACTCTGCTGCGGGTGTAGCCGGGGAACCGCTTCTCCAGTGCCGCAGCCGTCTTCGCGACAGCCACGACGAACTGCTGCCAAACCGGCAGCGGAACTCCCGGAATGAAGTGGACCCTGCGTCCGAGTAGTCCGGCTGCGGTCTCGAATGCTTCGCGGTGTGTGAGTAGGTAACCATCGGAGAGGTTGTAGTCCTCGCCGATCGATTCAGGCCTCTCGGACAGAAACACCGCCGCGCGCGCCACGTCTCGCACGTGGATATTGCCGCCGAACAAGAGGAACTTGCTCGCGGCCGGGTACACAGGAAGAACTCCCTCGGACAGCGCTATCAGCAATCCGGTAACACCGTACGTCGAGCCCGGACCGTAGACGGGGGCCGGCCTCACAACGGTCACGGGCAGGCCGTGGTCGCGGTGGTGGCGCCACACGATTTGTTCCTGCAGCCACTTGGAGCGGGAGTAGTCGTTCGAGAAGTACGTTCCCGCAGGCTTCTCTGCGTCCGTGTTCTTGGGCGTCGAGCGGTTCTCGGTCATCGGCTGGTTCGTGGGGTGTCGCTGCGGGCGACGGAACGTGGGGTCCTTTTGCCAGGGCCTGATCGCTTGATTCCACAGGAACTCGAGTGCGGAGCGGTGAGGTCGGCCTTCGAGGTGCGAGCCCGGGAAGTACGGGTGACCGTAGACGCCGCAAGTGGACCAGTGGATCATCCGCTCGATGCCGCCTTGTTGCGCGGCCGCCAGCAGGTTTGTGACCCCGTGGATGTTGACCCGTTCGAGCGCTTCCCAGGGGGCGGCGTAGTCGTACAGGGACGCCGTGTGGAATAGGCACCCGACGTCACCCCCGGCGAACAGCGGAGCCAGCGTTTCAGGGCGGGTTAGGTCCGACGGGACCCACTCGACGCCGTCTCGTTCGTAGTCGAGGTCGAGTATCCGGCGCCGAGTTGCCTCCTCGGGATGGTTGTGTGCGCAGGGAAGGTCGGTCGCTCGAACACGGCGTCCCTGCTGTACCAACTGTTTCACTAGATGGCTTCCGACGAACCCGCATGCCCCCGTGACCACGTCGATCTTCATGCACTCTCCACTCAAGTAGTGAGATTGGCGATGCTCGGCTCTCGCGTGCCGGATGGGCACTATAGGACGAGAGCGCGGAAAACCGACAATACGCACACGGGGCGGGTTGGACGAAAGCATTCCGAGTCGGATAGAAGGGATGCCGTGCCTTGTAGGCGCGCGAAGGTCCGGCAAGCCATGTCTCGGGGGCGGAGGACAACCACAGGGAAACGTCGAATCTAGGATCGCGATCGGATTCGCGTCGATGTCTGCGGCACGGCGGGATTCGAGAAGTGCACTGGCACGTCAGGGTTTCTCAGGGGAGCCGATGGACCCAACCAACCGCCAGGACCGTTTGTTTTTCCGTTTGCTTGCTGCGGCGTGCGCGCTAACGCTGGCATTCGGAGCGCTCATCGCCGGCTATTACGGTGATCTTGGCGCGCGCTCTGCTGCGGCACCCGTCGCAGGAGACGGGTTTGTCGACACCGGACCGCTTGATTCGACCGCCGCTTCCGGCGACGGTGGGACGGCCGGGGGTTCCGCGGCGGCAGCCAACTCGGGAGCGGTGCGCGGGGGTGCGCGAGAGGGGATCAATTCCCGGTCGCCCGACTCGAAGGCCGGAGTATCTCGCGGGTCGATCAAGATCGGCTCCATCTTCACCGAGACCGGGCCGTTCGACGGTCGGGCGGCTACCTACTCTGCGCGTGCGTACATCCAGATGATCAACGCTCAGGGTGGAGTCAACGGTCGCAAGATCGAGTTGATCTCCTACGATGATGGCTACGACCCCACGCAAGGGCTCAACGCCGCGCGGCGACTGGTCGAGCAGGACAAGGTCTTCGCCATCGTCGGCTGGCTCGCGCCGAACACTGAACCCGCTGCGAGTGAGTACTTCGCCAAGGTCGGCATTCCTGTAATCGGCGGGCTTGGGGTCCCCCAGGAGTTCGGTCATCGGAACTTCTTCCCTGTGAGTGGGAATTTCGCGAAAGCCGGCGCAGGCCTTGCGCGGTTCCCTTGCGAGGCCGGCGTAAAGCATCCGGCGGTTGCCGTCGTGAACTTGTCGTATTCCGATCAGATGATTGAGGGTTTCAAACGGGGCATCGCGCGTTGCGACGGCGTAGAGCCGGTGACGTACGAGAAGATCGACGCCACGGAGACCAACTACAACGCAAAAGTTCTCAATTGGCGCGCGATGGGCGCGGACTCGATTCTGGTCGGCCTCGACCCGATGAGTTACGTGCGGTTGTTCCAGGCACTGGCGCAGCAGAACTGGTACCCGCAGGTCTTCAGTTCCGGGTTCGCCGACAGCGAACGTAACGCGTACGTGTCGGACGTTTTGGAGAAGACGCACGCGATCAACCTCGAGAGCGAACTGCTCCCGTCGATTCACATGGATTTGCCCGGACCGCGACGCTACGTCGACAACTTGCATCGGTACTACCCCGGAACGACGATCGCAGCCCTGGCGGAGATGTCCTGGAGCGGAGCGCAAGTCTTCGTGGAGGGATTGCGGCGCGCAGGGGCCGAGCCGACGCGCGAGAGCCTGATTCGCGCGCTGGAGACCTTCCGAGAGGTCAAGCTCGACTTGCTGTCGCCGGTCACATACTTGCCTGAAGATCATGATGCGGTGCGTTGCATCGAGGTTCAGGAGTGGAAATCAGGGGGCTGGAAGGACGTTTACCCGGACTGGCAGTGCTGGGATTATGACGCCCGGTTCTACCCCATCAAACGGCCGCCGAAGTCGTTCGGATAGGCGCCTTGAACACCGGCCTGTTCTTGTCGTTGACGATCCTGGGGATCGTCAACGGAGCCATGTACGCCCTTGGGGCGATGGGCATTGTTCTGGTCTACAAGACGACGCGCGTATTGAACTTCGCTCACGGCGCGATCGGAATGGCGGCCACGTTCGTTGCGTATCAGTTCGCGAACCTATGGCACGTGAATGTCATGATCTCAGTTCTGATTGCGGTCGCGTTCTCGGTGCTGCTCGGCGGCGTCGTTGAGCGGTTCACGATTCGGCCCCTTGAAGGGCGGCCTCCGCTCGTGAAGGTCGTCGTCACTCTCGGGTGGCTGCTTGTGCTGACGAGCATTGTCGGGATCATCTGGGGTGCGAGCGCTTACCACCTGCCCGTGCAACTCGTCCCCAATGGGACAGTGCGGTTCCCCGGCGTATCAATCGACTACGCGGAGATCATCGACCTGGTTGTCGCCGGATTGTTGACAGTCGGGCTCGCATCCTTCTTTCGGCGCGCGCAACTTGGCGTCGCGATGCGGGCCGTGGCCGACGATCCCTCCACGGCTCGGATCCTAGGGATCAAGGTTGATCGCGTGAACGCCGCCGCATGGGCGATGGGAAGTGGGCTCGCCGCGATTGCGGGGATCCTGCTGTCGCAGAAGGGCAAGGTCCCGCTGGATACGTATTCGTTGACGCTGGTGGTCATCTTCTCGTTTGCAGCAGCTTTGAGCGGCGGGTTGGTGAGCCTTCCCAAGGCCTTCGCGGCGGCGATCGCGCTCGGCGTTGTACAGTCGGTCGCGCCGAGCTTGCCGGGGATCAAGCAGCTCAACATCATGGGTTTGGCCGACTTGCTGGCGCTCGGTGTCATCTTGTTCGCACTGCTTCGTCCGCGCTCGGCGTTGGTGCGGGCGGTGTCCCGAGAGGCGCCCGAGAGCGCCGGCGCGCGCCCTGCGCGACCGGCATCCGGTCGAAGCCCGGCGGCGCGGCGCGCGGCGGTCGTCGCGGGGATAGCTTTGGCGGCGGTTCTGCCGTTCGCGCTCAATGAGTACGGCGCTTACACGCTGTCTCAGATCCTCGTGTTCGCCATCGCTCTTCTCGGGATGACCTTGATCACCGGATTGCTCGGGCAGCCCTCGTTGATGCACGCCGAACTCATGGGGTTCGGCGGGTTCCTCGCGGGCGCCCTCATCGCGCATTCCGGTATCGGGTTCTGGGTGGCGCTTCCTCTGTCGGTTGCGGCCGGGTACCTGCTCGGCATGCTCGTCGGACTCCCGGCACTTCGCATCCGCGGACTTGCTCTGGCGGTTGTGACGCTCGCGATCGCGCGCGTGTTTGATCAGTTCGTCTTCACGCTCAACTGGTTCTCCGGAGGCGTCGGGGGTCGCAGAGTGGACCGGCCGTCGATTCCGGGACTCAACCTCGCGTCGGACCGGGTGTACTTCCAGGTCTTGCTCGTTGCCTTCGTGGGCGTCGTGATGGTCGTGCTTTCGGTTCGCCGAGGCAGGATCGGGCGGATGTTCCAGTCGATCCGCGATGCGGAGTCGGGTGCTGCGGCATCCGGAGTGGCGGTTACGCGTGCGAAGCTCTTCGGGTTCTCGTTGGCATCGGCGATCGCCGCCCTCGCCGGCGCGTTGGGGGCGGGCCTCGACCAGACGGTCACCATTCAGCAGTACCCGTGGACCAAGTCTTTGGTTCTGCTTGCGATCCTTACGATCATGGGATCTTCGAGCATTCAGGGCACCATCTATGGGGCCGCCTTCATCGTGTTGTCGCCGCAAGTGCTGGAGGGGATTCCCGGACTTTCGTTCTTCCTCGGCAAAGAGGATCTGCGCCAGTTGGTCCCGCTGATTTCCGGTGGCGCATTGGTGCTGCAAACGATTCTGGCGCCGCAGGGGCTGGTGCCCACCGTCGGCGCTGCTTTGGCTGGTGCGCGCGCCCGGTGGCCTCTCGGTTCTTTGACGCATCGCGGAATCGCGAATCCGGCGGATCGCGGGCCGCAACTCGAGTTCGAACTCGAGGCCGCTGCTGAGGGGGTGTCCTAGCGTGGCAGTCCTGGAGGTCTCGGGTGTTTCGCTTGCGTTCGGCGGGTTGCAGGCGCTCAAAGATGTTAACTGTCACGTGAACGCCGGTGAACTAGTCGGTTTGATCGGGCCGAACGGCGCGGGGAAGACGACGCTATTCAACGTTGTGAGCGGGTTTCTTTCACCCGATCAGGGATCGTTGCGCTTCGCCGGGCGCGAGATCGGCGGTCTGGCGCCGGACGAGCGTGCCAGGCTGGGCATTGCGCGAACGTTTCAGGCGGTTCGCGTGTTCCACAGCTTGACGGTGGAGGAAAACCTGCTTGTGCCTCAGGATGCGCGCGACCCGGCAAGCTTTGCCGCGTCGATCCTTCGAATGCCTTGGGCGCTCGTGCAGGAACGCAAGTCGCGCGAGCAGGTGCGCGGAATTGTGCACCTGCTGGATCTGGGCTCGGTGCTGGATCGGCCCGCCGGTGATCTGCCGCTGGGCCTTCGCCGCAAAGTGGAATTGGGGCGCGCGCTGGCATCGAAGCCGGAGTTGTTGTTGTTGGACGAATCCGCGTCGGGAATGGACACTCGCGAAACGCAGTCATTCGCTGCGGACTTGTTGCGAATCCGCGATCTCCTCGGAACCACGATCTTGCTGATCGAGCACGACGTCGCGCTGGTGATGGGAATCTGCGATTACCTGTATGTGTTGAACTTCGGGGAGATCATGGCTGAGGGACGGCCGGCGGACGTTCGCGCCGACCCCCGGGTCGTGGAGGCTTACTTGGGCGTGGAAGCGGCAGAGGAGGCCAATGTCCCTGCTCGCGCTTGAGGAAGTCGGCGTGTCGTATGGGGTAGTGCGCGCGCTTCATTCGCTGACGCTGGAGGTCGGCGAAGGAGAGGTCGTCGCACTGCTCGGCGCGAACGGAGCTGGGAAGTCCAGCACTTTGCGCGCAATCTCGGGAGTCGTGCGGTGCGACCGGGGTGCGATTCGGTTCAACGGTGAGCGCGTCGATCGCCTCGCGCCTGAACGCATTGCGGTGCTTGGGATCGCGCACTTGCCCGAAGGGCGGGGGATATTCCCGACGTTGACTGTCCGAGAGAACCTTGCGATGGGAGGGTACGGAGCCGGTCTTGCGCGAAGCAGGACGGCGTCGGAGACCGAGCGGGTAACCACGCTGTTCCCGGTCCTGCGTGAACGGATGGAGCAACTCGGAGGGACGCTGTCGGGCGGGCAGCAGCAGATGCTTGCCGTCGCGCGCGCCCTCATGAGCCGGCCGCGATTGCTGATGCTCGATGAGCTGTCCTTCGGTTTGGCGCCGACGCTCGTTCAAGAGCTGTTTGCCTATGTCGCAGACATCGCGCGTGAAGGCACGGCGGTCTTGCTCGTGGAACAGTTCGTCGCGCAAGCATTGCGCCTTGCCTCGCGCGCGTACGTGCTCGAGAAAGGACGGGTCGCCTTCGAAGGAGGCGCGAAGGACCTCGCGGCGCAGGGAACCGGTACCTATTACCTGGGACGCGAAGCCCGTGCGCCCGACGCGGCGCTCTTGGATTCCGCCCGGAACGAGCCGGTGACGGTGGGAGTCCCCGGAGGGCTGTGGAGAGATCTGGAGATCGCTGCCGCGAAGGCGGGGCGGAACCCGAGCGACCTTGTGCTCGACGCGGTTCGTGCGGCAGCCGCGGGCATCGGCGGCGGCAACGGCAGAGCAGCGCGCGTACCCAAGAAAGGGCGAGGACGATGAGACGAATGCGATGGGATCGTGCGCGGCGCGCTCGAATTGCGCGCGCCGGCGTCCTGGGGGTTGTCGTCTGCGTCGCAGCCGCCGTTCCGCCCGCGGCAGGGTATACGCCCCCGCTGGGAACCTACGGCGGCGCGGTCGTAGCGATGGCGATTTCGGTGAGTGGGGAAACGAACCAGTTCTCCGGCTTACCTGCGTTGCTAAGTGTTCCGTATGTGACGGCTGTGCTCGAGTCCAGTCCTGCCGGGGTCGCGTCGGCGACGGTATTCGACTTGGGGCCTCTAGGACAGGCCGGCGTTGCAACCGGGAACCAGTATGCCTTTGACTACGGGGCCCCAGAGCAGATGCGACTGTCGCAGCCTCAATATGCGACGGCGCGGTATCCGGGGAAGCCCGAGGAGGTAAGCCGAAGCTCCGTGGGCGGCGCCGATCCGTCGGGCGCTGGTAGCGCTGAGGCGGCCTCTGCCTCGGCCGCGGCCGCGGCCGACAAAGTTGAAGCGCGTGCGGAGGTTGCGGGCGCGCGGATGCTGGCTCCCGCAGGGTCGCCGTCGCCGGGGGGTGCACAGGCTTCCCCGTGGATCGTGCGCGGCGAGGCTTTGTCGTCGACGGGGCGGATCGTGGCGACGGCGACGCACATCTCGTACGAGGCGAAGACGTCGGCGTCGGACCTGGAGGCACTCGGAGGACTGATTCGAATTGGGTCGATGCGATCGCTGGCGCGCGCCACCATGGGGGTCGACGGAACGGCGACCGAGTCTGAGCTCGTGGTCGGCGGGGTCTCCATTGCAGGCGTCCCAGTGGTGATCACGCAGGATGGGCCCAAGGTCGCCGAAGAGGGGATTCCCGGCGGACCCGATGGGCTGCGTGATGCGCGCGCGCGCCTGCGTGAAGCGCTGGCTCCATCGGCAGTCGACGTGCGGGTGCTGGACTCGGAACGTCGGGAGGCGCGGACCGAGACGGGGTCGCTCGAAGCTCGCACTATCGTCGGCGGTATCCGGATTGGGTGGACTACTCCGTCCCCCAACGCGTCGGTTCCCGCACAGCGATTCGCAGTTGTTCTGGGTGGCGCTGATGCCGGAGGTCACGCGGAGTTGCCGGACGAGATCGCACCTGGGACGACGCATGTGCCTTCCATTCGCGGAGGCGATCAACTCCCTGCGTTCACCTTCGCCCCGACCCCCTCGCCGACGCTCGCGGTTCCGCCGGCGGATGCCGATGACGACGAAGTGCGGGTTCTCGGTACGTCGGTCGCCGGGAAGTCGCATCGTTCCGGTGGTGGGTTGCTCGCGATGTTTGCGCTGTGGAACGTCGTCGTGGTCGCGGTGCTTGTGAGCGCCCGTCGGCGAGGGATGGCGGCTGCACGATGAAACCGCGTCTGGAGCGGACGGTGGTGTGCGGTCGCTGCGGGCTGGACTTCGATCCGGTTTACGCCGGCGCGGCATGTCCGCTGTGCGGCACCTCCGTATCTCTTCCGCCGGAGCGAGGCACGTTGCCGCTTGAGGTTCGCCTAGCTCAATGGGCAGGCGGTGGCGGGCGGGTCCAGTGGGCGGGAGTCGCTGCGTTCGTCGTGCTGAGTATCACTCTGTTCGCCATCGCTGCGGGATCTTATTATCGGCAGTAGATCAAACGGGAGGGCGAGGCTCGTGGAGCCCCCGGCAGGGCCGGGATCCGGCGGTGTCGTGCGCGCGCGCGTTTGCGTGGTCGGCCGCGTCCAGGGCGTCTTCTTCCGCGCGGCGATGGCTCAGGAGGCACGGAGGGTTTCCCTAGTCGGATGGGTGCGCAACAGCCCCGACGGCAGCGTTGAAGCGGAGATCCAGGGCGCGCGGTCGAACGTCGAAGCCGTGATCTCATGGTGCGGCACCGGCCCGCCCGCGGCTCGGGTGGACGAGGTGGAAGTGCAGTGGGAGCCCCTGAAAGGGAAAGAGGACGCCTTTCTCATAGTTTGAAGGTTTGAAATGGCCGGTTTCCCGCTCTTTGACGCATCTGAGTCTTTGACGCTATAGAAGTTTCCAGGCGAGAATCTCTTGGAGGCCCTTCCAGAAGATTTTGGCCTGGGATATAGTTGGCTGTAACCCCGGGACAGGTAAACCTTGTCTTGGCGTGAGAGCCTCCCAATCCGCAAGGAGGACGCATAAATGGCGAAGGCGCTGTACGGATTCCTGGGCGAGCCGCGCGCGTCCATGCTGCTCAAGCAAGCCGCCGATCTCCAGCGACGAGTTCGCGATCTCGAGAAGGAACTTGAAGCGGCCGAGGCCGAGATCATCACGCTTCGCGCGATCGTTGAGTCCAAGGTCGAGCCTAAGAAACTGGAAGAGGTCCGAGCGCTCGCGTAGTTCTTGAGTTCGAAGCAACGTTTGTTTGCGGCCACCTTCGATCGGTGGCCGCATCGTTTTCTCCCGGCACGTTCCTGCCTCGAACGAGGCACAGCGACCGCGTGTTAGCATTGCGCGTGTTTCTCCGGCGCCTTGCGATCAAGGGCTTCAAGTCCTTCGCGGATCGAACGGTTTTCGACTTCTCTCCAGGAGTCGCCGTTATCGTTGGCCCGAACGGGTCCGGTAAGTCCAATCTCGTTGATGCCATCGCGTGGGTGCTGGGCGAGCAGGGGGCAAAAACCCTGCGCGGCGGAAAGATGGAAGATGTCATCTTCGCCGGGACCCCCAAGCGCCCGGCTCTCGGTCGCGCGGAAGTCGAACTGACGATCGACAACTCCTCGGGCGTGCTCCCGATCGATTTCACTGAAGTCACGATCAGCAGGACGCTTTTCCGTACCGGTGAGAGCGAGTACGCGATCAACGGCGTCACGTGTCGATTGCTGGACGTGCAGGAGTTGTTGAGCGACAGCGGTATCGGCCGCGAGTTGCACACGATCATCGGTCAGGGGCAACTCGACGCCGTTCTGTCGGGGTCCCCGGCCGACCGCCGCGCCGTGCTGGAGGAGGCCTCGGGTCTACTTAAGTACCGCAAGCGCAAGGAGAAGGCCGTTCGCAAGCTTGAGCGCGTCGACTCCGACATCGAGCGACTTGGGGACGTGATCGGGGAGTTGCGTCGGCAGATCCGGCCGTTGGAACGCCAGGCTGAAGTCGCCAAGCGCGCGTCCGAGATAGAAGCCGAATTGCGAGACGTGAAGTTGAAGGTGTGGGTGCTGGACTACGGCACCGTCACCGGAGAAGAGGACGCCGAGGCCGAGCGCCGCGCCGCGCAGGAAGTGGCCGCGTTCTCGCGCGCGCTCGCCGAAGCGAATGCCCGGGTCGAAGCCTTGGAGCAAGATCTCGCACGCGCCTCGCGCGCCTCCGAGGCTGTGCTTGGGACCGAGTATCGCCTGGCCGGCATCCGGGATCGTTTTGTTGCGCTGGCCCGCTTCGCCGAAGAGCGTCGTCGGCACCTGGAGGACTTGGCTGCGCGTGAACCGCGCGGCGAGGCTCCGACCGAGGAGGAGATGTCGGAAGCCGACGCTGCTGTGACCGACGCTTCCGAGAAGCGTGTGAGCGCGCAGGAAGAGGCGCGTCGCGCCGAGGGTGAGCGCGCAGCGGTGCAGTCGGCGCGCGAGGAGGCGGCGCGCGCGCGCGAGGAGGTAGTGCACCTGCACGGCGAGCGCTCGGCGTTGCGCGCTTCGGTGGAAGGTGGGGACGATGAGCGTCGCCGTCTGGAAGAGCGACGACGGATCGCGCAGGAGCAGGCTGCGGCCGCTGCATCCGGACTCGTCGAGGTGCGCAAGGAACTGGAACTGCTTGAAGAAGAGGAGGCCTCGCTCGGTGCGTTGCTCGACGAGGCCGAGGCTCGTCGTGACGCTCGCCGAGTGCTCGTCGACGAGGTGATCGAGCAGGAGCGAACGGCCGAGCGCGTGGCCGGGGCGTTGACCGCGCGCGCCGCACTGCTCCAAGAAGAAGTTTCGCGGCTGACGGATCCGGCAGCGATCTTGTCGGGAGCTTCGGGAATTCGGGGCCGGCTTCACGACGGGTTGCGCGCGTGCGCAGGCTACGAACGCGCGCTGCACGCGGCGCTCGGCCCGCTTGCCGACGCGGTCGTGTCCTCGTCGCGTTCGGATGCGGTGTCGGCCGTGAAGAAGCTGAAGACCGAGGACGCTCGCGTGGTGATCGCCATCCCCGGTGCACCTGCGCGGGCACCGGTTCCCGCGGGTTTGCGTTCACTTGGCGAAGTTGTCGAATCCTGGGGTACACACGACGCTGTGGCGCGCGCGGCGGTCGCCGGGATCGTGCTGGCCGAGACGCTCGACGAGGCTGCCGAGGTTCACGCGCGCCATCCCGCGGTCACGGTCGTGACGACAGACGGCGACGTGCTGGGTCCCAGCTCGATCGAGGGTGGTGCGCCG
The Actinomycetota bacterium genome window above contains:
- the moeB gene encoding molybdopterin-synthase adenylyltransferase MoeB yields the protein MSEAARRPPPLVEPAPDLSNQEIRRYSRHLIIPDITIVGQRRLKNAKVLCIGAGGLGSPVAMYLAAAGVGTLGLVDFDVVDETNLQRQIIHGQTDIGRKKLDSAADSIREINPGVKVIKHDTFVSSDNALDLFRDYDLIVDGSDNFPTRYLVNDACVLLGKPYVWGSIFRFDGQLSVFWAEYGPCYRCLFPEPPPPGMVPSCAEGGVLGMLCGTVGSLQTTEAVKLITGVGDSMIGRMLVYDALEMKFRELKVRKDPECPVCGKNPTVTELIDYEAFCGVTEDVAQFASQLSLTPQELKNLIDSGEEVAIIDVRDHHEWEIVHFEGAKLIPMNEIVARASEIPQSGNVVVHCKVGARSAEVLRWLHDIGLTHTKHLAGGIDAWARQVDSTMPRY
- a CDS encoding ABC transporter permease; the protein is MNTGLFLSLTILGIVNGAMYALGAMGIVLVYKTTRVLNFAHGAIGMAATFVAYQFANLWHVNVMISVLIAVAFSVLLGGVVERFTIRPLEGRPPLVKVVVTLGWLLVLTSIVGIIWGASAYHLPVQLVPNGTVRFPGVSIDYAEIIDLVVAGLLTVGLASFFRRAQLGVAMRAVADDPSTARILGIKVDRVNAAAWAMGSGLAAIAGILLSQKGKVPLDTYSLTLVVIFSFAAALSGGLVSLPKAFAAAIALGVVQSVAPSLPGIKQLNIMGLADLLALGVILFALLRPRSALVRAVSREAPESAGARPARPASGRSPAARRAAVVAGIALAAVLPFALNEYGAYTLSQILVFAIALLGMTLITGLLGQPSLMHAELMGFGGFLAGALIAHSGIGFWVALPLSVAAGYLLGMLVGLPALRIRGLALAVVTLAIARVFDQFVFTLNWFSGGVGGRRVDRPSIPGLNLASDRVYFQVLLVAFVGVVMVVLSVRRGRIGRMFQSIRDAESGAAASGVAVTRAKLFGFSLASAIAALAGALGAGLDQTVTIQQYPWTKSLVLLAILTIMGSSSIQGTIYGAAFIVLSPQVLEGIPGLSFFLGKEDLRQLVPLISGGALVLQTILAPQGLVPTVGAALAGARARWPLGSLTHRGIANPADRGPQLEFELEAAAEGVS
- a CDS encoding NAD-dependent epimerase/dehydratase family protein; amino-acid sequence: MKIDVVTGACGFVGSHLVKQLVQQGRRVRATDLPCAHNHPEEATRRRILDLDYERDGVEWVPSDLTRPETLAPLFAGGDVGCLFHTASLYDYAAPWEALERVNIHGVTNLLAAAQQGGIERMIHWSTCGVYGHPYFPGSHLEGRPHRSALEFLWNQAIRPWQKDPTFRRPQRHPTNQPMTENRSTPKNTDAEKPAGTYFSNDYSRSKWLQEQIVWRHHRDHGLPVTVVRPAPVYGPGSTYGVTGLLIALSEGVLPVYPAASKFLLFGGNIHVRDVARAAVFLSERPESIGEDYNLSDGYLLTHREAFETAAGLLGRRVHFIPGVPLPVWQQFVVAVAKTAAALEKRFPGYTRSRVLDLGQLTYLTIGIWVSNRKLRDLGFEFDYPDFRDGLAETVAWLIETGAIQ
- a CDS encoding ABC transporter substrate-binding protein is translated as MDPTNRQDRLFFRLLAAACALTLAFGALIAGYYGDLGARSAAAPVAGDGFVDTGPLDSTAASGDGGTAGGSAAAANSGAVRGGAREGINSRSPDSKAGVSRGSIKIGSIFTETGPFDGRAATYSARAYIQMINAQGGVNGRKIELISYDDGYDPTQGLNAARRLVEQDKVFAIVGWLAPNTEPAASEYFAKVGIPVIGGLGVPQEFGHRNFFPVSGNFAKAGAGLARFPCEAGVKHPAVAVVNLSYSDQMIEGFKRGIARCDGVEPVTYEKIDATETNYNAKVLNWRAMGADSILVGLDPMSYVRLFQALAQQNWYPQVFSSGFADSERNAYVSDVLEKTHAINLESELLPSIHMDLPGPRRYVDNLHRYYPGTTIAALAEMSWSGAQVFVEGLRRAGAEPTRESLIRALETFREVKLDLLSPVTYLPEDHDAVRCIEVQEWKSGGWKDVYPDWQCWDYDARFYPIKRPPKSFG